A section of the Clostridium sp. TW13 genome encodes:
- a CDS encoding FMN-binding protein, whose protein sequence is MKKKIQTTQIFRHIVQIVLFFLLPGLYILTFSELKNIYKMIISGNFHFLQAFPALIEFTTVIFATILLGRFFCGWFCAFGTYNDWIHLISKNIFKINYKVDEQLDAALKYVKYIILIIILVVSWSFGSTIFSSTSPWDTFAQITDFSYVLSNLTLGLILLALITVGAIFIERFFCRYLCPLGAVFSIISRFSIFKIRKPNEKCGKCRICTTNCSMGLPLYKMQQVRGGECINCLKCTEVCPRKNTNANLLGEDVNSNLASTVALATMVGLYGGNKLGASVLTKAGIASTTISSNASTAKTYKDGTYTGTGTGFRGATTKVSVTVSGGKITKIETVSNGDTPDFYERAINTISGEIISAQSASVDTVSGATFSSNGIIEAVQNALSQAESGTSSNNATTSDNSNSTNGNNTTNSTATPKVPYKDGTYIGTGTGFRGATTEMSVTVSGGKITKVETVSNGDTPDFYQRAINTVSQEIISTQSTSVDTVSGATFSSNGIIEAVQNALSKAASGSTSSNSTTTNDSAASNNSSSESNTQTNEQASKTEDSTSTESNDNNTTTNNNTANSNTTKSTTDSTSTTKSSLKNGTYTGTGTGFRGGTTKISVTVSGGKITKIDTISSEDTPRFYNGAISTISDEIISTQTASVDTVSGATYSSNGIIEAVQNALSQAK, encoded by the coding sequence ATGAAAAAGAAGATACAAACAACGCAAATTTTTAGACACATTGTTCAGATAGTTTTATTTTTCCTGCTGCCAGGATTATATATCTTAACCTTCAGTGAACTTAAAAACATTTATAAAATGATAATAAGTGGCAACTTCCACTTCCTTCAAGCCTTCCCTGCATTGATTGAATTCACTACAGTTATTTTTGCTACTATCTTGTTAGGCAGATTTTTCTGTGGTTGGTTCTGTGCCTTTGGTACATACAATGATTGGATTCATCTAATTTCAAAAAATATCTTTAAAATAAACTACAAAGTAGACGAGCAACTTGATGCTGCATTAAAATATGTTAAATATATAATTCTAATAATTATCTTAGTTGTTTCTTGGAGCTTTGGTAGTACTATTTTTAGTAGTACAAGCCCTTGGGATACCTTTGCTCAAATAACTGATTTTTCATATGTTTTATCAAACTTAACTTTAGGTCTTATACTTTTAGCATTAATAACAGTAGGTGCAATATTCATAGAGAGATTTTTCTGCAGATACTTATGTCCTTTAGGTGCTGTATTCTCTATAATCTCTAGATTCAGTATTTTTAAAATAAGAAAACCAAATGAGAAATGCGGAAAATGTAGAATATGTACAACTAACTGCTCAATGGGACTTCCACTTTATAAAATGCAACAAGTTCGTGGTGGTGAATGTATTAACTGCTTAAAGTGTACAGAAGTTTGCCCAAGAAAGAATACCAATGCTAACCTACTTGGAGAAGATGTTAACTCAAATTTAGCAAGCACAGTAGCTCTAGCTACAATGGTTGGTCTTTATGGTGGTAACAAATTAGGTGCATCTGTTTTAACTAAAGCAGGTATAGCTTCTACTACAATATCAAGCAACGCAAGCACTGCAAAGACTTATAAGGATGGTACTTACACTGGTACTGGTACTGGTTTTAGAGGTGCTACAACTAAGGTTTCAGTTACAGTAAGCGGTGGTAAGATTACTAAAATCGAAACAGTATCAAATGGAGATACTCCTGATTTTTATGAAAGAGCTATTAATACTATTTCCGGAGAAATAATTTCAGCACAATCTGCTTCTGTTGACACTGTTTCTGGTGCTACTTTTAGTAGTAATGGAATTATTGAAGCTGTACAAAATGCTTTAAGTCAAGCTGAATCTGGTACTTCTTCAAACAATGCAACTACTTCTGATAACAGTAATTCAACAAATGGAAACAATACAACTAATTCAACTGCTACTCCAAAGGTTCCTTACAAGGATGGTACTTATATAGGGACTGGTACTGGCTTTAGAGGAGCTACAACTGAAATGTCCGTTACAGTAAGTGGTGGTAAAATCACTAAAGTTGAGACAGTATCAAACGGAGATACTCCTGATTTTTATCAAAGAGCAATTAACACTGTTTCTCAAGAAATAATTTCAACACAATCTACTTCTGTTGACACTGTTTCTGGGGCTACCTTCAGTAGTAATGGAATTATTGAAGCCGTACAAAATGCACTATCTAAGGCTGCATCTGGTTCAACATCAAGTAACTCAACAACAACTAATGACTCAGCTGCATCAAACAACAGCAGTTCTGAAAGCAATACACAAACTAATGAACAAGCAAGTAAAACTGAAGATAGCACTTCTACTGAATCAAATGATAATAACACTACTACAAATAACAACACTGCTAATTCAAACACTACAAAAAGTACTACTGATTCAACTTCAACTACTAAAAGTAGTTTAAAGAACGGAACCTACACTGGAACTGGTACTGGCTTTAGGGGTGGTACAACAAAAATCTCTGTTACAGTAAGTGGTGGTAAGATTACTAAAATTGATACAATTTCTTCTGAAGATACCCCTCGATTTTATAACGGTGCAATTAGCACAATATCTGATGAAATAATATCTACTCAAACTGCTTCCGTAGATACTGTTTCTGGTGCTACTTATAGTAGTAATGGAATCATTGAAGCTGTACAAAATGCTTTAAGCCAAGCAAAATAA
- a CDS encoding response regulator transcription factor has translation MASLFKEQINILVVDDEQSIVDFIKMGLEAEGYTVHTAFDGYEAIKAVQEINPHVVILDIMLPGMSGYEVCSQIKKLTKAAIIMLTAKDEVDDLVKGLSLGADDYMSKPFSFKELIARIEVRLKSTFPELSETNTMGNFSIDDGAHEISYNGNILDLPPTQYNLLRYLLLNRGLVISKSTILENVWGYDFNGDENIVEVYVRYLRDKIGDKDHNIIKTVRGVGYKVVI, from the coding sequence ATGGCTTCACTTTTTAAAGAACAAATAAATATTCTTGTAGTAGATGATGAACAAAGTATCGTTGATTTTATCAAAATGGGCTTGGAAGCGGAGGGTTATACTGTACATACCGCCTTTGATGGTTATGAGGCAATAAAAGCAGTTCAAGAGATTAATCCTCATGTTGTTATATTAGACATAATGCTACCCGGCATGAGCGGCTATGAAGTTTGCTCACAAATCAAAAAACTTACTAAGGCAGCTATAATTATGCTTACAGCTAAAGATGAAGTTGATGATTTAGTTAAAGGCTTGAGTTTAGGCGCAGATGATTATATGTCTAAACCCTTTAGTTTCAAAGAATTAATTGCTCGTATTGAAGTAAGACTAAAAAGTACTTTTCCGGAACTGAGTGAAACAAATACTATGGGAAATTTCTCTATAGATGATGGCGCTCATGAAATATCCTATAACGGCAATATATTAGATTTACCACCTACACAATACAATCTTCTTAGATACTTGCTTTTAAATAGAGGCTTAGTTATCAGTAAATCTACAATACTTGAAAATGTTTGGGGTTATGATTTTAACGGCGATGAAAATATCGTGGAAGTTTATGTACGATATCTACGAGATAAAATTGGAGATAAGGATCATAACATCATAAAAACAGTACGAGGTGTTGGATATAAGGTGGTAATCTGA
- a CDS encoding branched-chain amino acid aminotransferase, with protein sequence MSKEVNIDWGNLGFSYIKTDFRYISMWKDGKWDDGKLVEDNMISISEASTCLHYGQECFEGLKAYRTKEGKIQLFRVDKNAERMNTSAEKLLMPEVPKEKFIDACMQVVKANEHYVPPYGTGATLYLRPFLIGVGDNIGVKPAPEYLFGVFCIPVGPYFKGGMAPCNFNVADYDRAAPRGTGGYKVGGNYASSLNSHKMAADAGFADCIYLDPATNTKIDEVGAANFFGITKNDEFVTPVSPSILPSITKYSLMQIAKDYLKMPVYEREVFIDKLDEFKEAGACGTAAVITPIGGIEYKGKFHVFYDEKEVGPVTKELYRILCGIQVGDVEAPEGWIFEVK encoded by the coding sequence ATGTCTAAAGAAGTTAATATCGATTGGGGAAATCTTGGATTTAGTTATATAAAGACAGATTTTCGTTATATTTCTATGTGGAAAGACGGTAAATGGGATGATGGTAAATTAGTTGAGGATAACATGATTTCCATCAGTGAAGCGTCTACTTGCCTACATTATGGTCAAGAATGCTTTGAGGGGCTAAAAGCATACAGAACAAAAGAAGGAAAAATCCAATTATTTAGAGTTGATAAGAACGCTGAAAGAATGAATACTAGCGCTGAAAAATTACTTATGCCAGAAGTGCCAAAGGAAAAGTTCATTGATGCTTGTATGCAAGTTGTAAAAGCAAATGAACATTATGTTCCTCCATATGGAACTGGTGCAACCTTATATCTAAGACCATTCTTAATTGGTGTTGGTGATAACATAGGGGTTAAACCTGCTCCAGAGTACCTATTTGGTGTATTCTGTATTCCAGTTGGACCTTATTTCAAGGGCGGAATGGCTCCTTGTAACTTCAACGTTGCAGACTATGATAGAGCTGCTCCTAGAGGAACTGGTGGATATAAAGTTGGAGGTAACTACGCTTCTTCTTTAAATTCTCACAAAATGGCTGCTGATGCTGGTTTTGCAGATTGTATTTACTTAGATCCTGCAACTAATACTAAAATTGATGAAGTTGGTGCTGCAAACTTCTTTGGAATTACAAAGAATGATGAATTCGTAACTCCAGTTTCACCTTCTATTTTACCTAGCATAACAAAATATTCTCTTATGCAAATAGCTAAAGATTATTTAAAAATGCCTGTTTATGAAAGAGAAGTTTTCATAGATAAATTAGATGAATTCAAAGAGGCAGGTGCTTGTGGTACTGCTGCTGTTATCACTCCAATTGGAGGAATTGAATACAAAGGTAAGTTTCATGTTTTCTATGATGAAAAGGAAGTTGGACCTGTAACAAAAGAATTATACAGAATTCTATGTGGTATCCAAGTTGGAGATGTAGAAGCTCCAGAAGGATGGATATTTGAAGTAAAATAG
- a CDS encoding FAD:protein FMN transferase, translated as MNPINLILLITIGITALILLSILILRKKTYEPITKSFYALGTLINLKAIGKNAELAIEETVLKLNEIDDNMSAFKSSSDISKINMSSGKNFQSVNEDTYSVVKSAVKYSEILEGSFDPTIRPLVTLWNIGKSNESIPAQKEIDEKRKLVNYKDILFDDTTFSIKLSKPNQAIDVGGIAKGFAADVVKNIFLKHKINSGIIDLGGNVYALGCKDDRTDWKVGIQDPFKLRGEFMGIVTVRNKSVVTSGNYEKYFMKDGRVFHHIIDPTTGYPSESEIISATIVSDNSIDGDGLSTGVYILGVEKSMKLIESMEGIDALFITKDKKVFITSGLKSYFQIANKDYTYKPL; from the coding sequence TTGAATCCAATTAATTTAATTCTACTGATTACCATAGGAATTACAGCTCTCATTTTGTTATCAATCTTAATTCTTAGAAAAAAGACTTATGAACCTATAACTAAAAGTTTTTATGCTCTAGGCACGTTGATAAACTTAAAAGCTATCGGCAAAAATGCTGAACTTGCTATAGAAGAAACTGTTCTAAAGCTTAATGAAATTGATGATAATATGTCAGCTTTTAAATCCTCTAGTGATATATCAAAAATAAATATGAGTTCCGGAAAAAATTTTCAATCAGTAAATGAAGATACCTACTCTGTAGTGAAAAGTGCTGTAAAATACAGTGAGATATTAGAAGGAAGCTTTGATCCTACAATTCGTCCTTTAGTTACTCTTTGGAACATAGGTAAAAGCAACGAATCAATTCCTGCTCAAAAAGAAATTGATGAAAAAAGAAAGCTTGTTAATTACAAAGACATACTATTTGATGACACTACTTTTTCAATTAAGTTAAGCAAACCAAATCAAGCTATTGATGTAGGTGGTATCGCTAAAGGTTTTGCTGCTGATGTGGTTAAAAATATATTTTTAAAACACAAGATTAACAGTGGAATAATCGATTTAGGTGGTAATGTTTATGCCTTAGGCTGCAAAGATGACAGAACTGATTGGAAAGTTGGCATCCAAGATCCTTTTAAACTACGTGGAGAATTCATGGGCATAGTTACTGTAAGGAATAAATCTGTAGTTACTTCAGGTAATTATGAAAAATACTTTATGAAAGATGGTAGAGTTTTTCACCATATAATTGATCCTACAACTGGCTATCCTTCCGAAAGTGAAATCATAAGTGCCACAATAGTATCAGATAACTCTATTGATGGAGATGGATTATCTACTGGAGTATACATTCTTGGTGTAGAGAAATCTATGAAACTTATAGAATCTATGGAAGGTATAGATGCATTATTCATAACTAAAGACAAAAAAGTCTTTATTACCTCTGGATTAAAATCATATTTCCAAATTGCTAATAAAGATTATACATATAAACCATTATAA
- a CDS encoding Hsp20 family protein, with translation MFGLIPFKTNGVKTTGGSFEDFINGFFNDDFFGNMNMPGNFNADIKETQNEYLVDAELPGVNKEDINLEYRDNNLIISAKREETLDESKDNYIRRERHYGQLKIILPKINKVIENNNRIQIE, from the coding sequence ATGTTTGGATTAATACCTTTTAAAACTAATGGAGTCAAAACAACAGGAGGTTCCTTTGAAGATTTTATTAATGGATTTTTCAATGATGATTTCTTTGGAAATATGAATATGCCAGGAAACTTCAATGCAGATATAAAGGAAACTCAAAATGAATATTTGGTGGATGCTGAATTGCCAGGAGTTAATAAAGAGGACATAAATCTAGAATACAGAGATAATAATTTAATTATTTCTGCAAAGAGAGAAGAAACATTGGATGAAAGCAAAGATAATTATATTAGGAGAGAAAGACATTATGGACAATTGAAGATTATTTTACCAAAGATAAATAAAGTTATTGAAAATAATAATAGAATACAAATTGAGTAA
- a CDS encoding Ig-like domain-containing protein — translation MRGRKFIGGVTLTAFTMATLFNTVGVSMAKATTTENLKKTNILSSLGTQEKLNSIKKIENCGEVAINEEVEVSNDFINQSVGHAVDIRYILDYGSQIDDSKLTVYQKQTNGSFKEVEYCKLDTLNRVLRFYPKQGGIYKINVKPNSATDNNQSLKTVNDYTATFAALNNKSKSVFNSQDILQQAGSIPSDNGIWVAEEDREYISNLMHEVCGAYYYFDSKGYLRQSLKDGYNGDDSIVYSNMIDSIIRNEKIVIGRDTGSVIYNNQGKTYKKVNFNGFNSKVAMNKEHKGTVIVLDSKYFSDSYENKGELAHKLFDLLKVSNAVSVKEASTDGKKIARKSSIFPERSQAQVSYLASQAPVYYGPNASVYAKKGTVAENENVTIIAEENNYFVIEYVTAKGPQRGYIDKRSVENYVSISSSIEHSSLKPKQYETSNKGNNIEVFSVPACDHEVIGSLKPGTKVILLDDQTNRFPYIEYDTKQGKVRGYVYRLCLKSQTINIDNPVNNKTVSDNFKINGWALDIFGVDRVQILIDGKYVGDAKIGESRPDVKKVFPEYQEADKSGFSYNLDISKLSNGVHTVTARAENGGEVCAEKSKNFQISKLPVKMNVDTPTNGQGISNKFNVSGWVLNPSGVKSIEILIDGKHIAYTTIGQKRPDVKRVFPQYKDADNSGFNCTVTAGNITKGKHNVTVKVVGNDGSTSECSRIININK, via the coding sequence ATGAGAGGCAGAAAATTTATTGGTGGTGTGACATTAACAGCTTTTACTATGGCAACATTGTTTAATACAGTTGGTGTAAGTATGGCTAAAGCTACAACAACAGAAAATCTTAAAAAAACCAATATTTTATCGAGTTTAGGAACACAAGAAAAATTAAATTCAATTAAAAAAATAGAAAACTGTGGAGAAGTTGCAATTAATGAAGAGGTAGAAGTCAGCAATGATTTCATAAATCAAAGCGTGGGACATGCTGTAGATATAAGATATATTTTAGATTATGGTTCACAAATTGATGATTCTAAATTAACGGTATATCAAAAACAAACAAATGGAAGCTTCAAGGAAGTGGAGTATTGCAAGTTAGACACTTTAAATAGAGTATTGCGGTTTTACCCTAAACAAGGTGGGATTTATAAAATAAATGTAAAACCTAATAGTGCAACAGACAATAATCAATCTTTGAAAACAGTTAATGATTATACAGCAACATTTGCAGCTTTAAACAATAAATCAAAATCAGTATTCAATTCTCAAGATATATTACAACAAGCTGGGAGTATTCCAAGTGATAATGGAATTTGGGTTGCAGAGGAAGATAGGGAATATATATCAAATCTAATGCATGAAGTTTGTGGTGCATATTATTATTTTGATTCAAAAGGATATTTAAGACAAAGTTTAAAAGATGGTTACAATGGCGATGATTCAATAGTTTATTCAAATATGATAGATAGTATTATTAGAAATGAAAAGATAGTAATAGGTAGAGATACAGGCAGCGTAATTTACAACAATCAAGGTAAGACTTATAAGAAGGTTAATTTTAATGGTTTCAATTCTAAAGTGGCAATGAATAAGGAACATAAAGGCACAGTAATAGTATTAGATAGCAAATATTTTTCTGATTCATATGAAAATAAAGGTGAATTAGCTCATAAACTATTTGATTTATTAAAAGTGTCAAATGCAGTTTCAGTTAAAGAGGCAAGTACCGATGGAAAGAAGATTGCTAGAAAATCAAGTATATTCCCTGAAAGATCACAGGCACAAGTTTCATATCTAGCATCTCAAGCTCCAGTTTATTATGGGCCTAATGCTTCTGTATATGCAAAAAAAGGAACAGTGGCTGAGAATGAGAATGTAACAATAATAGCTGAAGAAAATAATTATTTCGTTATTGAGTATGTTACAGCTAAAGGTCCACAAAGAGGGTATATTGATAAGAGGTCAGTAGAAAACTATGTAAGCATTAGTTCTAGTATAGAACATAGTAGCCTTAAGCCTAAGCAATATGAAACTAGTAATAAAGGAAATAATATAGAAGTTTTTTCAGTACCTGCATGTGACCATGAAGTTATTGGAAGTTTAAAGCCTGGAACTAAGGTTATTTTATTGGATGATCAGACTAACAGATTTCCATATATAGAATATGATACAAAACAAGGGAAAGTTAGAGGATACGTCTATAGGCTTTGTCTAAAATCACAAACAATTAATATTGATAATCCTGTAAATAATAAAACAGTTAGTGATAATTTTAAAATAAATGGTTGGGCATTAGATATATTTGGAGTAGACCGTGTACAAATACTTATTGATGGCAAATATGTAGGAGATGCAAAGATTGGTGAAAGTAGACCAGATGTAAAGAAAGTATTTCCTGAATATCAGGAGGCAGATAAGAGTGGTTTTAGTTATAATTTAGATATAAGTAAACTCTCAAATGGAGTCCATACAGTAACTGCAAGAGCAGAAAACGGAGGGGAAGTGTGTGCAGAAAAGAGTAAGAACTTCCAAATATCTAAATTGCCAGTAAAAATGAATGTGGATACTCCAACTAATGGGCAAGGAATTAGCAATAAGTTTAATGTAAGTGGTTGGGTATTGAATCCATCTGGGGTAAAAAGCATAGAAATACTTATTGATGGTAAACATATAGCATATACAACAATAGGACAAAAAAGACCAGATGTAAAGAGAGTATTTCCTCAATATAAAGATGCTGATAACAGTGGTTTTAACTGTACTGTAACTGCAGGTAATATTACTAAGGGAAAACACAATGTGACAGTGAAGGTTGTTGGCAATGATGGTAGTACCTCTGAATGCAGTAGAATTATAAATATTAATAAATAG
- a CDS encoding TrmB family transcriptional regulator: MDEIIGLLEKLNFSKTEAAVYITLLKNGSLNGYQIAKILNMSRSSVYSALDNLYKRGVVFLLPGDSQIYKAENPNVLINNMKNNFIQTADMLETKLEQIETSNSEERYVNIQGYDNIISKIKELLLTAEKEVYINTDINLYKFEKEFMELKERKVRIIVFSFSKMEAENLPVELYNHGNLECVGKETRIMLVIDCKRTLVADRGPHREEFMGAFTENSLFASIVSEHIHNDIYLLKLKNKYKKDLFDDDIKINTILENR; this comes from the coding sequence ATGGACGAAATCATAGGTCTTTTAGAAAAACTGAATTTCTCAAAAACTGAGGCAGCAGTTTATATAACTTTATTAAAAAATGGAAGTCTAAATGGTTATCAAATTGCAAAAATATTAAATATGTCTAGGTCATCAGTTTATTCAGCATTAGATAATTTATATAAAAGAGGGGTAGTGTTTTTGTTACCAGGAGATTCTCAGATATATAAGGCAGAAAACCCTAATGTATTAATAAATAATATGAAGAACAATTTTATCCAAACTGCAGATATGCTTGAAACAAAACTAGAGCAAATAGAAACATCGAATTCTGAAGAGAGATATGTGAATATACAAGGTTATGATAATATTATTTCAAAGATAAAAGAATTGTTACTAACAGCGGAAAAAGAGGTATATATAAATACTGATATTAATTTATATAAATTTGAAAAGGAATTTATGGAACTTAAAGAGCGAAAAGTTAGAATTATAGTGTTTTCTTTTTCAAAGATGGAAGCAGAAAATCTTCCTGTAGAGTTATATAATCATGGGAATTTAGAATGTGTAGGTAAGGAAACAAGAATAATGTTAGTGATAGATTGCAAAAGAACATTGGTGGCAGATAGAGGTCCTCACAGAGAAGAATTTATGGGAGCATTCACAGAAAATAGCTTATTTGCATCTATTGTTTCAGAGCATATTCACAATGATATTTATTTGTTAAAACTTAAGAATAAATATAAGAAGGATTTATTTGATGATGATATTAAAATAAATACAATCTTAGAAAATAGATAA
- a CDS encoding MFS transporter, with product MNNKKNVYLMYLIVFLQGFVFYAPISTLYRQARGITIYDIFVIESVYWIIAILGEVPWGWFADRFGYKKTLVIANLIFFISKIVFYGAYSFPMFLLERVFLAIALSGLSGCDMAFLYSSIDEAESQKVFGRYSFCMTAGFLICSLMSTPIIACSMDLAALLTIIPYGLATIASLFLKEVKGEAEEKQNFKESFKRVLGNKNIFFLLVSVALITEVYQAITVVLNQPQYARSGIDVKYFGILLAAVQIIALASAKVHKITEKFGNHKSILGLILAMMMSCIILVLTRSPILSVLSVMIVSGSMALIHPIVADVENKTITTQDRATILSIYAIIGDLVATVINPMIGKAADMSLDISFKFCVGLCVVAVVLFLVYFRKEKYVVNGTEDETISNVKEDIVIDVGGEAILQDGITSDFADETIADNPNN from the coding sequence TTGAATAATAAGAAAAACGTGTACCTTATGTACTTGATTGTATTTTTACAAGGTTTTGTTTTCTATGCTCCTATATCAACTCTGTATAGACAGGCTAGAGGCATAACTATTTATGATATATTTGTGATTGAGTCTGTATATTGGATTATAGCAATTTTAGGAGAGGTGCCCTGGGGTTGGTTTGCAGATAGATTTGGGTACAAGAAAACTCTTGTAATTGCTAACCTTATATTTTTTATATCTAAGATTGTTTTTTATGGAGCTTATTCTTTTCCTATGTTTTTATTGGAGAGAGTATTTCTTGCTATAGCTTTATCAGGTTTATCAGGATGTGACATGGCATTTTTATATTCTTCTATAGATGAAGCGGAATCACAAAAGGTTTTTGGCAGATATAGTTTTTGTATGACAGCTGGATTTTTGATTTGTTCATTGATGTCTACACCTATAATTGCTTGTTCTATGGACTTAGCAGCGTTACTTACTATTATCCCTTATGGACTTGCTACTATTGCAAGTTTATTTCTAAAGGAGGTAAAAGGAGAAGCAGAGGAAAAGCAGAACTTTAAAGAGAGTTTTAAACGAGTGCTTGGGAATAAGAATATCTTCTTTTTATTAGTTTCTGTGGCATTAATAACAGAGGTATATCAAGCTATAACAGTAGTTCTAAATCAACCTCAGTATGCTAGAAGTGGAATTGATGTTAAATATTTTGGAATTTTGTTAGCTGCAGTGCAGATCATTGCTCTTGCTTCTGCTAAGGTTCATAAGATAACAGAGAAGTTTGGAAACCATAAGAGTATTTTAGGATTAATTTTAGCAATGATGATGAGTTGTATTATATTAGTTCTTACTAGAAGTCCTATCTTAAGTGTGTTAAGTGTGATGATAGTGTCTGGTTCAATGGCATTAATACATCCCATTGTAGCTGATGTTGAGAATAAAACTATAACTACTCAAGATAGAGCAACAATCTTATCAATTTATGCTATTATAGGAGACTTAGTAGCTACAGTTATAAATCCTATGATAGGTAAGGCTGCTGACATGTCATTAGACATATCCTTTAAGTTTTGTGTAGGATTATGTGTTGTAGCGGTAGTATTATTCTTAGTATACTTTAGAAAAGAAAAATATGTGGTTAATGGAACTGAGGATGAAACAATTAGTAATGTTAAAGAGGATATAGTGATTGATGTTGGAGGTGAAGCAATTCTTCAAGATGGTATAACTTCAGATTTTGCAGATGAGACAATTGCTGATAACCCCAATAATTAG
- a CDS encoding sensor histidine kinase → MKKFIPKINKKSLQWQLLSRFFAILITSLVIIQSAQFLLMRDHLYKSKMQILLSRFHDEKIKSLFYLQTMDGIKQNSSDLIQQLIDVNMSVAIIDSTGNIIDSCGKVNISNMDEHDQHELHEKKVNLITPVPKLSNDKYIELLNSKENLEKSYKVIEDETDSCQLVIWRKIGPKDAPIGLIQLSTSVKDIDSMLHNQLYIYITSSILILFIGITVGGTVIKRTLLPLHNMTNTVEEINVGQLNTRLPENNEQLEIDKLSVSFNNMLERIETSFDKEQKTQEKMRSFVSDASHELKTPLTSIHGFVEILLRGAAKNEDQLNLALNSILLESDRLTKLVNDLLLLTKLDQKVSIDLVPEDINNVIKEVLPQLEVLCDKRKVNLQLHDDIKVNINRNQIKQVIFNLVQNAVRHTDPINGLVTISTNTENIASETYSVLRISDNGTGITPEHLDKIFDRFFRSETHRARKDGGYGLGLSIVKSIIDAHEGKINVESTVGAGTTFIIYLKIFDRQ, encoded by the coding sequence ATGAAAAAATTCATTCCCAAAATTAACAAGAAGAGCTTACAATGGCAGCTACTATCTAGATTTTTTGCTATATTAATCACTTCTTTAGTAATAATACAATCTGCACAATTTTTACTTATGAGGGACCATCTATATAAGAGCAAAATGCAAATTTTATTATCAAGATTTCATGATGAAAAAATAAAATCTCTGTTCTACTTACAAACCATGGATGGCATAAAACAAAATAGTTCAGATTTAATCCAACAGCTTATTGATGTAAATATGAGCGTTGCAATTATTGATTCAACTGGTAACATAATTGATAGTTGCGGCAAGGTAAATATATCCAACATGGATGAACACGATCAACATGAGTTACATGAGAAAAAAGTCAACTTAATAACTCCTGTTCCTAAATTATCGAATGATAAGTATATAGAACTTCTTAATAGCAAGGAGAACTTAGAAAAAAGCTATAAGGTTATTGAGGATGAAACTGATTCTTGTCAACTTGTTATATGGAGAAAAATAGGTCCAAAGGATGCCCCTATTGGATTAATTCAACTAAGTACTTCTGTAAAAGATATTGATTCTATGCTTCACAATCAATTATATATCTATATTACTTCCTCCATTCTAATTCTATTTATAGGAATTACTGTAGGTGGCACTGTTATAAAAAGAACCTTATTGCCTCTTCACAACATGACCAATACTGTTGAAGAGATAAATGTAGGGCAGCTAAACACAAGGCTTCCTGAAAATAATGAACAATTGGAGATTGATAAATTATCTGTTTCTTTTAATAACATGCTTGAAAGAATAGAAACATCATTTGATAAAGAACAAAAAACTCAAGAAAAAATGCGAAGCTTCGTTTCAGATGCCTCACATGAATTAAAAACTCCTCTTACATCAATACATGGGTTTGTGGAAATCTTATTAAGAGGTGCTGCTAAAAATGAGGATCAATTGAATTTAGCCTTAAACAGTATTTTATTAGAAAGTGATAGATTAACAAAGCTAGTAAATGACCTTTTATTATTAACTAAGCTTGATCAAAAAGTTTCTATAGACTTAGTTCCAGAAGACATTAACAATGTGATCAAAGAGGTACTGCCACAACTTGAAGTACTTTGTGATAAAAGAAAAGTTAATCTACAACTTCATGATGATATAAAAGTAAATATAAATAGAAACCAAATAAAACAAGTTATATTCAACTTGGTACAAAATGCTGTACGACATACTGATCCTATAAATGGCTTAGTAACTATATCTACAAATACAGAGAATATTGCATCTGAAACCTATTCAGTATTAAGAATATCTGATAACGGTACAGGTATTACCCCTGAACATCTGGATAAGATATTTGATAGATTCTTTAGAAGTGAAACTCACAGAGCTAGAAAAGATGGCGGCTACGGGCTTGGTCTTTCCATCGTAAAATCTATAATAGATGCTCACGAAGGAAAAATTAATGTAGAAAGTACAGTTGGCGCTGGAACTACGTTTATAATTTATCTAAAAATATTTGATAGACAGTAA